From Actinoplanes oblitus, a single genomic window includes:
- a CDS encoding cystathionine gamma-lyase: MSYSDGTRSVHAGLPEPEVGQPFLPGPVFAAPYHLDPVTGPGTHGYARTEQPTREALEAAIGELEGGPALAFASGQAAISAMLLALVKAGDRVALPGDGYFPVRAFARGALADLGVESVLVPTAGPYPDLTGLRLVMLETPANPGLDVADIAALAAAAHAAGALLAVDNTAATPLGQNPLALGADLVVASGTKALTGHSDLLLGYVAARDPELLDRIENWRKLTGGVPGAFDCWLAHRSMATMDLRLARQTQNAAALAELLAGRPDVTGLRWPGLPTDPSYPVASRQMRRIPGIVAFDLGSAERVARFLATAKLVFAATSFGGVHTTADRRAQFGDDTAPGFVRFSCGIEDTADLVEDVTRALDASK, translated from the coding sequence GTGAGCTATTCCGACGGGACCCGATCCGTTCACGCCGGCCTGCCGGAGCCCGAGGTCGGGCAGCCGTTCCTGCCCGGGCCGGTCTTCGCCGCGCCCTACCACCTGGACCCGGTGACCGGGCCCGGCACCCATGGTTACGCCCGCACCGAGCAGCCCACCCGGGAAGCCCTGGAGGCCGCGATCGGCGAGCTGGAGGGTGGGCCCGCGCTGGCCTTCGCCAGCGGGCAGGCGGCCATCAGCGCGATGCTGCTCGCGCTGGTCAAGGCCGGGGATCGGGTGGCGCTCCCCGGTGACGGCTATTTCCCGGTACGCGCGTTCGCCCGCGGCGCCCTGGCCGACCTCGGCGTGGAGAGCGTCCTGGTACCCACCGCCGGGCCGTACCCGGACCTCACCGGGCTGCGGCTGGTGATGCTGGAGACCCCGGCCAACCCCGGCCTGGACGTGGCCGACATCGCCGCCCTGGCGGCGGCCGCGCACGCCGCCGGCGCGCTGCTGGCCGTCGACAACACCGCTGCCACCCCGCTCGGGCAGAACCCGCTCGCCCTCGGCGCCGACCTGGTCGTGGCGTCCGGGACCAAGGCCCTGACCGGGCACTCCGACCTGCTGCTCGGCTACGTGGCGGCCCGCGATCCCGAGCTTCTCGACAGGATCGAGAACTGGCGGAAGCTGACCGGCGGCGTGCCCGGCGCGTTCGACTGCTGGCTGGCGCACCGCTCGATGGCCACCATGGACCTGCGGCTCGCCCGGCAGACCCAGAACGCGGCGGCCCTCGCCGAGCTGCTGGCCGGCCGTCCCGACGTGACCGGCCTGCGCTGGCCGGGGCTGCCCACCGACCCGTCCTATCCGGTCGCGAGCAGGCAGATGCGCCGCATCCCCGGCATCGTCGCGTTCGACCTGGGCAGCGCCGAGCGGGTGGCCCGTTTCCTGGCGACGGCGAAACTGGTGTTCGCCGCCACCTCGTTCGGCGGCGTGCACACCACCGCCGACCGGCGGGCCCAGTTCGGCGACGACACCGCCCCGGGCTTCGTCCGCTTCTCCTGCGGCATCGAGGACACCGCGGACCTGGTCGAGGACGTCACCCGCGCCCTGGACGCCTCGAAGTGA
- the leuD gene encoding 3-isopropylmalate dehydratase small subunit, with amino-acid sequence MDKFVTHSGKVMPLRRSDVDTDQIIPAVYLKRVTRTGFEDGLFSAWREDPDFVLHNPAHAGATILVAGPNFGTGSSRQHAVWALRDWGFKAVIAARFGDIFRGNALKEGLLPVQLDQKVVESLWDLAESEPEKQITVDLADRVVRVDDAAYSFPIDDFSRWRLMEGLDDIGLTLRHEDAISAYEKGRPAFKPVVTL; translated from the coding sequence ATGGACAAGTTCGTCACGCACAGCGGCAAGGTCATGCCGCTCCGCCGTTCCGATGTGGACACCGACCAGATCATCCCGGCGGTCTACCTGAAGCGGGTCACCCGCACCGGCTTCGAGGACGGTCTCTTCAGCGCCTGGCGCGAGGACCCGGATTTCGTGCTGCACAACCCGGCGCACGCCGGCGCCACCATCCTGGTGGCCGGGCCGAACTTCGGCACCGGCTCGTCCCGCCAGCACGCCGTCTGGGCGCTGCGCGACTGGGGCTTCAAGGCGGTGATCGCGGCCCGGTTCGGCGACATCTTCCGGGGCAACGCGCTCAAGGAGGGCCTGCTGCCGGTCCAGCTCGACCAGAAGGTGGTGGAGAGCCTCTGGGATCTCGCCGAGAGCGAGCCGGAGAAGCAGATCACCGTCGACCTGGCCGACCGGGTGGTCCGGGTGGACGACGCGGCGTACTCGTTCCCGATCGACGATTTCAGCCGTTGGCGCCTCATGGAGGGGCTCGACGACATCGGACTGACGTTGCGCCACGAGGACGCGATTAGCGCGTACGAGAAGGGTCGTCCGGCTTTCAAGCCGGTGGTCACTCTTTAA
- a CDS encoding HU family DNA-binding protein, producing the protein MNKAELIEALAVKLGDKKTATIALDAFISEVQNAVAKGDKVSLTGFGSWEKRSRNARTARNPRTGEPVKVKKTSVAAFRPGNTFRELVASGKPAKAAGAKKTAVAKTAVTKAAPAKKTTATKTAAKATATKATATAKKTATTAATKKATAAKTAPATKATTATKAATGTKAATATKAATKAATAKKTAAKTAPATKAATAKKTAAKTAPAKKATTKTAAAKKTTARKTATPAAAPARAKGAATAKAAANRKAR; encoded by the coding sequence GTGAACAAGGCCGAGCTCATTGAGGCGCTCGCCGTCAAGCTGGGCGACAAGAAGACGGCGACGATTGCGCTGGACGCGTTCATCAGTGAGGTGCAGAACGCCGTCGCCAAGGGTGACAAGGTGTCCCTCACCGGCTTCGGATCGTGGGAGAAGCGGTCGCGCAATGCGCGAACAGCGCGGAATCCGCGAACCGGCGAGCCGGTGAAGGTGAAGAAGACGTCAGTCGCCGCATTCCGGCCCGGAAACACCTTCCGGGAACTGGTCGCCAGCGGGAAACCGGCGAAGGCGGCCGGCGCCAAGAAGACCGCTGTCGCCAAGACCGCGGTGACCAAGGCGGCGCCGGCGAAGAAGACGACGGCCACCAAGACGGCGGCCAAGGCGACAGCCACCAAGGCCACCGCCACGGCGAAGAAGACCGCGACGACGGCCGCGACCAAGAAGGCCACGGCGGCGAAGACCGCGCCGGCGACCAAGGCCACGACCGCCACCAAGGCCGCGACCGGCACCAAGGCCGCGACCGCCACGAAGGCCGCGACCAAGGCCGCTACCGCGAAGAAGACGGCGGCGAAGACCGCGCCGGCGACGAAGGCGGCGACGGCGAAGAAGACGGCGGCGAAGACCGCGCCGGCCAAGAAGGCGACGACCAAGACCGCCGCGGCCAAGAAGACCACGGCGCGCAAGACCGCCACCCCGGCCGCGGCTCCGGCCCGGGCCAAGGGCGCCGCGACGGCCAAGGCGGCGGCCAACCGCAAGGCACGCTGA
- the cofC gene encoding 2-phospho-L-lactate guanylyltransferase translates to MTVIPVKRLDAAKSRLRGAVARDRHPELVLAMVCDTAAAVLNASTVAGLIVVTDDPVVAGAVRDLGAKVAPDPGAGLNAALRSGAEEIAGLGTHRAVLTGDLPALRSGQLDAALAAVSGRGFVPDAAGTGTVLLAAAPRVPLDPRFGPGSAAAHLASGAAPLTGDWPGLRQDVDTAADLDVVLRLGAGDRTHTLLRDVGLSQACTPAGCAR, encoded by the coding sequence ATGACGGTTATCCCGGTCAAGCGGCTGGACGCGGCAAAGAGCCGGCTGCGCGGCGCGGTGGCGCGGGACAGGCATCCGGAGCTCGTGCTGGCCATGGTGTGCGACACCGCCGCCGCCGTGCTGAACGCCAGCACGGTGGCCGGGCTGATCGTGGTCACCGACGACCCGGTGGTGGCCGGGGCCGTACGCGACCTGGGTGCCAAGGTGGCGCCGGACCCGGGCGCCGGGCTGAACGCGGCGCTGCGGTCCGGCGCCGAGGAGATCGCCGGGCTCGGCACGCATCGCGCGGTGCTCACCGGTGACCTGCCGGCCCTGCGGTCCGGGCAGCTGGACGCGGCCCTCGCCGCGGTGTCCGGGCGGGGCTTCGTGCCGGACGCCGCCGGGACCGGCACCGTGCTGCTGGCCGCGGCGCCCCGGGTGCCGCTCGACCCGCGGTTCGGCCCCGGCTCGGCGGCCGCCCACCTGGCCTCCGGCGCGGCCCCGCTGACCGGTGACTGGCCGGGCCTGCGGCAGGACGTGGACACCGCCGCCGACCTGGACGTCGTGCTCCGCCTGGGCGCGGGTGACCGGACGCACACCCTGCTGCGTGATGTCGGACTCAGCCAGGCGTGCACACCGGCCGGCTGCGCCAGGTAG
- a CDS encoding NUDIX hydrolase, whose protein sequence is MPAPAHAAGGVLYRPGPDGAPEVCLVHRPRYDDWSLPKGTVKRGEPALAAAIREVAEETGAQGIPEFGLPEVAYRLPDGRPKTVRFWLMRAATGGPVRDTGEVDKLTWLPVPEAAERLTYPDERPLLDLVAGLPPITSVVALVRHAHAGERKHWSGPDSLRPISAKGQRQAGRVAERLATFRPQRMVAATPLRCSQTLQPLVAATGLPLVVDAAFAEPDEPSELPATLRAARERLAELRAAGRVVVCSQGKVMPPLLAQLTGAADAEPYRTRKGDGWLLTWSGATLLGASRW, encoded by the coding sequence ATGCCGGCTCCGGCACACGCCGCGGGCGGCGTCCTCTACCGCCCGGGCCCGGACGGCGCACCCGAGGTGTGCCTGGTGCATCGCCCGCGGTACGACGACTGGAGCCTGCCCAAGGGCACCGTCAAGCGCGGCGAGCCGGCCCTGGCCGCGGCGATCCGCGAGGTGGCCGAGGAGACCGGCGCGCAGGGCATCCCGGAGTTCGGCCTGCCCGAGGTGGCCTACCGGCTGCCCGACGGCCGGCCGAAGACCGTGCGGTTCTGGCTGATGCGGGCCGCCACCGGCGGCCCGGTCCGGGACACCGGCGAGGTCGACAAGCTGACCTGGCTGCCGGTGCCGGAGGCCGCCGAGCGGCTGACCTATCCGGACGAGCGCCCGCTGCTCGACCTGGTGGCCGGCCTGCCGCCGATCACCTCGGTGGTGGCGCTGGTCCGGCACGCGCACGCCGGCGAGCGGAAACACTGGTCCGGCCCGGACTCACTGCGCCCGATCAGCGCGAAGGGGCAGCGGCAGGCCGGCCGGGTCGCCGAGCGCCTGGCCACCTTCCGGCCGCAGCGGATGGTCGCGGCCACCCCGTTGCGCTGCTCGCAGACCCTGCAGCCGCTGGTCGCGGCGACCGGGCTGCCGCTGGTGGTGGACGCCGCGTTCGCCGAGCCGGACGAGCCGTCCGAGCTGCCGGCCACACTGCGGGCCGCCCGGGAGCGGCTGGCCGAGCTGCGGGCCGCCGGGCGGGTGGTGGTGTGCAGTCAGGGCAAGGTGATGCCGCCGCTGCTGGCGCAGCTCACCGGGGCGGCGGACGCCGAGCCGTACCGGACGCGCAAGGGTGACGGCTGGCTGCTCACCTGGTCCGGCGCGACGCTACTAGGGGCCTCGCGCTGGTGA
- a CDS encoding RNA degradosome polyphosphate kinase yields the protein MHTPPRTPETRRRGPNGRFLPQTPADVVAVTEPVKPVVEDAVPKSKPVALPVEPRPVFEEDPDQGYYLPDDRFANRELSWLDFNARVLALAEDPGTPLLERAKFLAIFASNLDEFYMVRVAGLKRRLSAGLPVRGGDRSPLRQQIEMITERTADLVTRHAACFADEVRPKLAAEGIELVSWKELDEPERGRLRGFFREQVFPVLTPLAVDPAHPFPYISSRSLNLAVALRYPDGDNPELFARIKVPNNVPRFVTVQNDSRGVRFLPIEDLIANHLDQLFPGMQILETHAFRVTRNAELEVDEDRDEDLLQALERELAQRRFGPPVRLEVAASISDHVLDLLVRELDMDSHDVLRVPGVLDLSALWQVFGECDRDDLKDRPFVPATHPQLADGEVPRSVFNRLRESDILVHHPYHSFSTSVQRFIEQAAADPNVLAIKQTLYRTSGDSPIVDALVDAAAAGKQVVVLVEVKARFDEVANIAWARTLERAGCHVVYGLVGLKTHCKTALVVRQEGNQLRRYCHIGTGNYHPKTARLYEDFGMLTADPEVGADVTDLFNVLTGYSRQTTFRRLLVAPHGVRRGLLDRLAEQAKIARAGGDALVQIKVNSMVDEETADALYRASQDGVKIDLVIRGMCTLRPGVPGLSENIRVRSIVGRFLEHSRVFRFGSGDDAEYWIGSADLMHRNLDRRVEALVKVTMPSAREELRNVLELSMAEGTEAWDLGGDGVWRRNTGEPTGKQVHLQEALLRRVIKAG from the coding sequence ATGCACACCCCGCCCCGGACCCCCGAGACCCGCCGGCGTGGCCCGAACGGCCGCTTTCTCCCGCAGACGCCCGCCGACGTCGTCGCTGTAACTGAACCGGTCAAGCCTGTGGTGGAGGATGCGGTGCCGAAATCGAAGCCGGTGGCCCTGCCGGTCGAGCCCCGACCCGTCTTCGAGGAGGATCCGGACCAGGGCTACTACCTCCCCGACGACCGCTTCGCGAACCGCGAGCTGTCCTGGCTCGATTTCAACGCGCGGGTGCTGGCGCTCGCCGAGGATCCGGGCACCCCGCTGCTGGAACGGGCGAAATTCCTGGCGATCTTCGCGAGCAATCTGGACGAGTTCTACATGGTCCGGGTCGCCGGGCTGAAACGCCGGTTGAGCGCCGGCCTGCCGGTGCGCGGCGGTGACCGTTCCCCGCTGCGGCAGCAGATCGAGATGATCACCGAGCGCACCGCCGACCTGGTGACCCGGCACGCCGCCTGCTTCGCCGACGAGGTCCGGCCGAAACTGGCCGCCGAGGGCATCGAGCTGGTCAGCTGGAAGGAGCTGGACGAGCCGGAGCGGGGCCGGCTGCGCGGCTTCTTCCGGGAGCAGGTCTTCCCGGTGCTCACCCCGCTGGCGGTGGACCCGGCCCACCCGTTCCCGTACATCTCGAGTCGCTCGCTCAACCTGGCGGTGGCGCTGCGCTACCCGGACGGCGACAACCCGGAGCTGTTCGCCCGGATCAAGGTGCCGAACAACGTGCCCCGCTTCGTGACGGTGCAGAACGACAGCCGCGGGGTCCGGTTCCTGCCCATCGAGGACCTGATCGCGAACCACCTGGACCAGCTGTTCCCGGGCATGCAGATCCTGGAGACGCACGCGTTCCGGGTGACCCGCAACGCCGAGCTGGAGGTCGACGAGGACCGCGACGAGGACCTGCTGCAGGCGCTGGAGCGGGAGCTGGCCCAGCGCCGGTTCGGCCCGCCGGTCCGGCTCGAGGTGGCCGCCTCGATCAGCGACCACGTGCTCGACCTGCTGGTCCGCGAGCTCGACATGGACAGCCACGACGTGCTGCGGGTGCCCGGCGTGCTCGACCTGTCGGCGCTCTGGCAGGTCTTCGGCGAGTGCGACAGGGACGACCTCAAGGACCGCCCTTTCGTCCCGGCGACCCACCCGCAGCTGGCCGACGGGGAGGTGCCGCGGAGCGTGTTCAATCGGCTGCGCGAGTCGGACATCCTGGTGCACCACCCCTACCACTCCTTCTCGACCAGCGTGCAGCGCTTCATCGAGCAGGCGGCCGCCGACCCGAACGTGCTGGCCATCAAGCAGACCCTCTACCGCACCTCGGGTGACTCGCCGATCGTCGACGCGCTGGTGGACGCCGCCGCGGCCGGCAAGCAGGTGGTGGTGCTGGTCGAGGTGAAAGCCCGGTTCGACGAGGTGGCCAACATCGCCTGGGCTCGCACCCTGGAGCGGGCCGGCTGCCACGTGGTCTACGGCCTGGTCGGGCTCAAGACGCACTGCAAGACCGCGCTGGTGGTCCGGCAGGAGGGCAACCAGCTGCGGCGGTACTGCCACATCGGCACCGGCAACTACCACCCGAAGACCGCCCGGCTCTACGAGGACTTCGGCATGCTGACCGCCGACCCCGAGGTGGGCGCGGACGTCACCGACCTGTTCAACGTGCTCACCGGGTACAGCCGGCAGACCACCTTCCGGCGGCTGCTGGTCGCCCCGCACGGGGTGCGCCGCGGCCTGCTGGACCGGCTGGCGGAGCAGGCCAAGATCGCCCGGGCCGGCGGCGACGCGCTGGTCCAGATCAAGGTGAACTCGATGGTCGACGAGGAGACCGCCGACGCGTTGTACCGCGCCTCGCAGGACGGCGTGAAGATCGACCTGGTGATCCGCGGGATGTGCACGCTGCGCCCGGGCGTCCCCGGCCTGTCGGAGAACATCCGGGTCCGCTCGATCGTCGGCCGGTTCCTGGAGCACTCCCGGGTCTTCCGGTTCGGCAGCGGTGACGACGCGGAGTACTGGATCGGCTCGGCCGACCTGATGCACCGCAACCTGGACCGCCGGGTGGAGGCGCTGGTCAAGGTGACCATGCCGTCCGCCCGCGAGGAGTTGCGCAACGTGCTGGAGCTGTCGATGGCCGAGGGCACCGAGGCTTGGGACCTGGGTGGCGACGGCGTCTGGCGGCGCAACACCGGCGAGCCGACCGGCAAGCAGGTGCATCTCCAGGAGGCCCTGCTGCGGCGGGTCATCAAGGCCGGCTGA
- a CDS encoding cold-shock protein: MQGTIATFDPGTRSGTLLLDDGSELAFGADAFARSGLRLLRLGQRVSIEAEPGGEVHRVVIPGIA, encoded by the coding sequence ATGCAGGGCACCATCGCCACCTTCGACCCCGGCACCCGCAGTGGCACGCTGCTCCTCGACGATGGCTCTGAGCTGGCCTTCGGGGCGGACGCGTTCGCCCGCTCCGGGCTGCGGCTGCTCCGGCTGGGTCAGCGGGTCTCGATCGAGGCCGAACCCGGCGGCGAGGTTCACCGCGTGGTAATTCCTGGAATCGCCTAA
- a CDS encoding NAD(P)H-dependent glycerol-3-phosphate dehydrogenase: MKAAVIGSGAWGTAFAKVLGDAGSEVTIRARRETVAAEIRDQHGNEGSLPGVRLSKLVTATTDLAEAVDGAELIAIAVPSQTLRGNLADWSGFFPRDATVVSLMKGIELGTLKRMSEVIVETAGVAPERVVVVSGPNLAPEIAADQPTATVVACTDEDRARQVQHALATPYFRPYTSDDVLGCELGGAVKNVIALAYGMASAIGLGDNTKASLITRGLAETSRLGVALGADPLTFAGLAGLGDLVASCSSRLSRNRTFGEHLGRGESLEQAQAATRQTAEGVKSCLSIRDLARAHGVEMPIVEQVEKVCHEGADPRVAVKLLMTREMKPE, encoded by the coding sequence ATGAAAGCGGCCGTCATCGGATCCGGCGCCTGGGGTACCGCGTTCGCCAAGGTGCTCGGCGACGCGGGCTCGGAGGTGACCATCCGGGCGCGCCGGGAGACGGTCGCCGCGGAGATCCGCGACCAGCACGGCAACGAGGGCTCGCTGCCCGGCGTCCGGCTGTCGAAACTGGTCACCGCGACCACCGACCTGGCCGAGGCGGTCGACGGCGCCGAGCTGATCGCGATCGCGGTGCCGTCCCAGACGCTGCGCGGCAACCTGGCCGACTGGTCCGGCTTCTTCCCGCGCGACGCCACGGTGGTCTCCCTGATGAAGGGCATCGAGCTCGGCACGCTGAAGCGGATGAGCGAGGTGATCGTGGAGACCGCCGGTGTCGCCCCGGAGCGGGTGGTGGTCGTCTCCGGGCCCAACCTGGCTCCGGAGATCGCCGCCGACCAGCCCACCGCGACCGTGGTGGCGTGCACCGACGAGGACCGCGCCCGGCAGGTCCAGCACGCCCTGGCCACCCCCTATTTCCGCCCCTACACCAGCGACGACGTGCTCGGCTGCGAACTCGGCGGCGCGGTGAAGAACGTGATCGCCCTGGCCTACGGGATGGCCTCGGCGATCGGCCTCGGCGACAACACCAAGGCCTCGCTGATCACCCGCGGCCTGGCCGAGACGTCCCGGCTCGGGGTGGCGCTCGGCGCCGACCCGCTGACCTTCGCCGGCCTGGCCGGTCTCGGCGACCTGGTGGCCTCCTGCTCCTCCCGGCTGTCCCGCAACCGCACCTTCGGCGAGCACCTGGGTCGCGGCGAGAGCCTGGAGCAGGCCCAGGCGGCGACCCGGCAGACCGCCGAGGGTGTGAAGAGCTGCCTGTCCATCCGCGACCTGGCCCGCGCGCACGGCGTCGAGATGCCGATCGTCGAGCAGGTGGAGAAGGTGTGCCACGAGGGCGCCGACCCGCGAGTCGCGGTGAAACTGCTGATGACACGAGAGATGAAACCCGAGTGA
- a CDS encoding lysophospholipid acyltransferase family protein, whose protein sequence is MAQHRLGFWQRFAVMLVVPVMTCWTKRTWLGMEKLPQSGGVILVPNHVSHFDPLVVAHYIYKAGRWPRFLGKASIWRVPIIGPLLVRTKQVPVERGSVEAVKSLETLVQALREGGAVVIYPEGTTTRSPDLWPMRGKTGAARLALLTGAPVIPIANWGAQTVFDPRTNRLKATRAAVTVTTGDPVDLSRWAGAEPTRQVLDDMTEQIMLAIRDLLGTIRDGEPPALYDWPARRASTSEDAS, encoded by the coding sequence GTGGCGCAGCACAGGCTCGGGTTCTGGCAGCGTTTCGCGGTGATGCTGGTGGTCCCCGTCATGACCTGCTGGACGAAGCGGACCTGGCTCGGGATGGAGAAGCTCCCGCAGTCGGGTGGTGTGATCCTCGTCCCCAACCACGTGTCGCACTTCGACCCGCTGGTCGTGGCGCACTACATCTACAAGGCCGGCCGCTGGCCCCGGTTCCTCGGCAAGGCCAGCATCTGGCGGGTGCCGATCATCGGGCCCCTGTTGGTCAGGACCAAGCAGGTCCCCGTCGAACGGGGCAGCGTCGAGGCGGTGAAATCGCTGGAGACCCTGGTCCAGGCCCTGCGGGAGGGCGGCGCCGTGGTGATCTACCCGGAGGGCACCACCACCCGCAGCCCCGACCTGTGGCCGATGCGTGGCAAGACCGGCGCGGCCCGGCTGGCCCTGCTCACCGGCGCCCCGGTGATCCCGATCGCGAACTGGGGCGCGCAGACGGTCTTCGACCCGCGGACCAACCGGCTCAAGGCGACCCGGGCGGCGGTCACCGTCACCACCGGCGATCCGGTCGACCTGAGCCGCTGGGCCGGCGCCGAGCCGACCCGCCAGGTGCTCGACGACATGACCGAGCAGATCATGCTGGCCATCCGTGACCTGCTCGGCACGATCCGCGACGGCGAACCGCCGGCGCTCTACGACTGGCCCGCCCGGCGGGCCTCGACCTCGGAGGACGCGTCATGA